In a genomic window of Blattabacterium cuenoti:
- the atpH gene encoding ATP synthase F1 subunit delta, with the protein MFSRKKIIQHYAKVFFEYSIENRKNSEILYYKIKKISFFLKKNIELRNVIETSLLDSEKKIKIYKSIFYNFDILFFQFFKLLIIKKREHLLKEILLEYQKIYEKNQKKLITIIIISAFPLKKEIQEIIVNKIMHNKKKIHIINKIDKSIIGGFLFRVGYKEWDFSVKKQLSSIKKKFQNF; encoded by the coding sequence ATGTTTTCAAGAAAAAAAATTATTCAACATTATGCTAAAGTTTTTTTTGAGTATTCTATCGAAAATAGAAAAAATAGTGAAATATTATATTATAAAATTAAAAAAATATCTTTCTTTTTGAAAAAAAATATAGAACTACGTAATGTTATTGAGACTTCTTTGTTAGATTCTGAAAAAAAAATAAAGATATATAAAAGTATATTTTATAATTTTGATATTTTATTTTTTCAATTTTTTAAATTATTAATAATAAAAAAGAGAGAACATCTTTTAAAAGAAATTCTTTTAGAATACCAAAAAATATACGAAAAAAATCAAAAAAAATTGATAACAATAATTATTATTTCTGCTTTTCCTTTAAAAAAGGAGATACAAGAAATAATTGTCAATAAAATAATGCATAATAAAAAAAAAATTCATATTATTAATAAAATAGATAAATCTATCATTGGAGGTTTTTTATTTCGTGTAGGGTATAAAGAATGGGATTTTAGTGTTAAAAAACAGTTATCAAGTATTAAAAAAAAATTTCAAAATTTTTAA
- a CDS encoding TrkH family potassium uptake protein has protein sequence MIQIKLQNFLDIFTPIIFIYIVLSLGWKTFRYFNEEILLGIVLLISIIHFFILFEKNLEKGYRSMIFLSFLVLSFSLVFYFVKFLFYYNRITIDIKISTVISLILYVLIRVTYFMRIVYVKIHNPAFIFITSFVFLSFLGSILLMLPASTVNKISFIDALFTSTSAVCVTGLVVLDTAKDFTYLGKIFILILIELGGLGILTITSFFSYFFRDGFSFKEAVFVSNFLNTKTTSNVLSLAVKVVIFTLTVEFIGALLIYFSIKNKNTIESDNLLFFSIFHSISAFCNSGFSTLSQGLYSQSVRFNYLFQFIVAFLLILGGIGFNILFNFFTYLWLTIKKYFLKIFKDKDFRRPAHVVTLNTKIVIFTTFFLLFFGTILYYISEYHYSLSEHSSFHGKWIVSFFSSATSRTAGFHVLNMTTLTPVTILFTILLMWIGASPASTGGGIKTSTFALALMNIISLSRGKNRLEIQKKEISSESIRLSFSIIMLSIIIIYIGILIIIFLEPKEDILSISFEVFSAFSTSGLSLGITSNLSSGSKLVLIFLMLLGRIGIFNVMIGILRRKNKINSHHYYRYPKGNVLIN, from the coding sequence ATGATCCAAATTAAATTACAAAATTTTTTGGATATATTTACTCCAATTATATTTATCTATATTGTCCTATCTTTAGGATGGAAAACTTTTCGGTATTTTAATGAAGAAATCTTATTAGGAATCGTACTCTTAATAAGTATTATTCATTTTTTTATCCTTTTTGAAAAAAATCTTGAAAAAGGTTATAGATCTATGATTTTTTTATCCTTCCTTGTATTATCATTTTCTCTTGTTTTTTATTTTGTAAAATTTTTATTTTATTATAACAGAATAACTATAGATATAAAAATATCTACAGTTATTAGTTTAATTTTATATGTACTAATCCGTGTCACTTATTTTATGCGGATAGTATATGTTAAAATTCACAATCCTGCTTTCATATTTATTACAAGTTTTGTTTTTTTATCTTTTTTAGGATCAATTTTATTAATGCTTCCTGCATCTACAGTAAACAAAATATCATTTATAGATGCTTTATTCACATCTACTAGCGCTGTATGTGTTACAGGGTTAGTAGTATTAGATACGGCTAAAGATTTTACATATTTAGGAAAAATTTTTATACTTATATTAATCGAATTAGGAGGATTAGGGATATTAACGATAACTTCTTTTTTTAGTTATTTTTTTAGAGATGGATTTTCCTTTAAAGAAGCCGTTTTTGTTAGTAATTTCTTAAATACAAAAACAACAAGTAACGTTCTTAGTTTAGCTGTAAAAGTTGTAATTTTTACTTTAACAGTAGAATTTATAGGAGCTTTATTAATTTATTTTTCTATTAAAAATAAAAATACGATAGAATCTGATAATCTTTTATTTTTTTCTATTTTTCATTCTATATCTGCTTTCTGTAATAGTGGTTTTTCTACCTTAAGTCAAGGTTTATATTCACAATCTGTAAGATTTAATTATTTATTTCAATTCATTGTTGCTTTTTTACTAATATTAGGAGGAATAGGTTTTAATATTTTATTCAATTTTTTTACATATTTATGGTTAACTATTAAAAAATATTTTTTAAAAATTTTTAAAGATAAAGATTTTCGACGTCCTGCACATGTAGTAACTTTAAACACAAAAATTGTAATATTTACAACTTTTTTTTTACTTTTTTTTGGAACCATTCTTTATTATATTAGTGAATATCATTATTCCCTTTCTGAACATTCTTCTTTTCATGGAAAATGGATAGTTTCTTTTTTTTCTTCAGCAACATCTAGAACAGCGGGTTTTCATGTATTAAATATGACCACTTTAACACCAGTAACTATTCTTTTTACTATTCTTTTGATGTGGATAGGAGCTTCTCCCGCTTCTACAGGTGGAGGTATCAAAACAAGTACTTTTGCATTAGCATTAATGAATATCATTTCTCTATCTAGAGGAAAAAATAGATTAGAAATACAAAAAAAAGAAATATCTTCGGAATCTATTCGTTTATCTTTTTCAATTATTATGTTATCTATAATAATTATATATATAGGTATTTTAATCATAATTTTTTTAGAACCCAAAGAAGATATTTTGTCTATTTCTTTCGAAGTATTTTCCGCTTTTTCTACATCAGGATTATCTTTAGGAATTACTTCTAATTTATCAAGTGGAAGTAAATTGGTTTTGATATTTTTAATGTTATTAGGAAGAATAGGAATTTTTAATGTTATGATTGGTATCTTAAGACGAAAAAATAAAATAAATTCTCATCATTATTACAGATATCCTAAAGGAAATGTTCTTATTAATTAA
- the tsaB gene encoding tRNA (adenosine(37)-N6)-threonylcarbamoyltransferase complex dimerization subunit type 1 TsaB, which yields MSLILNLETSTKNCSVNISKNGICLTSVEECSEEYFHSEKLHTFIQYAINIAGIHMKDLKSICINKGPGSYTSLRIGTSTAKGLCSALDIPLLSIDTFTIMIYKINIKKGFIIPVVHAKSDFFYTSLFNESKKRLNPIQIKKLSDDFFYSFSKNKKVHFIGNIPIKDRKPFFTVGKNKFLYKIPSSIDMSSISYIKFCEKKFNDIENYIPFYL from the coding sequence ATGTCTTTAATTCTAAATTTAGAAACTTCTACCAAAAATTGTTCAGTCAATATTTCTAAAAATGGAATATGTTTGACTTCTGTGGAAGAATGTTCGGAAGAATATTTTCATTCAGAAAAATTACATACATTCATACAATATGCAATAAATATTGCCGGAATTCATATGAAAGACTTGAAATCTATATGTATAAATAAAGGTCCAGGATCCTATACTTCTTTGAGAATAGGAACATCAACTGCTAAAGGTTTGTGTTCTGCTCTAGATATTCCTTTATTATCTATAGATACATTCACTATAATGATTTATAAAATCAATATAAAAAAGGGATTTATAATCCCTGTAGTACATGCAAAATCTGATTTTTTTTATACTTCATTGTTTAATGAATCAAAGAAAAGATTAAATCCTATTCAGATAAAAAAATTATCTGATGATTTTTTTTACTCTTTTTCAAAAAATAAAAAAGTCCATTTCATAGGAAATATCCCTATAAAAGATAGGAAACCTTTTTTTACTGTAGGAAAAAATAAATTTTTATATAAAATACCATCTTCAATAGATATGTCTAGCATTTCTTACATAAAATTCTGTGAGAAAAAATTCAATGATATTGAAAATTATATTCCTTTTTATTTGTAA
- the atpF gene encoding F0F1 ATP synthase subunit B: MDLVNPSIGLIFWHSIIFIILVLFLSKFAWKPIMNFIDEREKEIRTSIEKANQMKKELKYVEEQKNKILKQARMKRDMILKEAIQIREEIKLKAKEEGMIEKKTIIEETKKNIQIEKEIAIHELKNKIGNISIQISEKILKKELNQSNKQDKFIKELVNKLC, from the coding sequence ATGGATTTAGTGAATCCTTCTATAGGATTGATTTTTTGGCATTCAATAATATTTATAATACTTGTATTATTTCTTTCAAAATTTGCTTGGAAACCAATAATGAATTTTATTGATGAAAGAGAAAAAGAAATTAGAACATCAATTGAAAAAGCTAATCAAATGAAAAAGGAATTAAAATATGTAGAAGAACAAAAAAATAAAATTTTAAAACAAGCTCGTATGAAAAGAGATATGATCTTGAAAGAAGCAATTCAAATTAGAGAAGAAATAAAATTGAAAGCTAAAGAGGAAGGTATGATAGAAAAAAAAACAATTATAGAAGAAACAAAAAAAAATATTCAAATAGAAAAAGAAATTGCAATTCACGAATTAAAGAATAAAATAGGAAATATATCTATTCAAATATCCGAAAAAATATTAAAAAAAGAACTAAACCAATCTAATAAACAAGACAAATTTATAAAAGAATTAGTAAATAAATTGTGCTAA
- the atpA gene encoding F0F1 ATP synthase subunit alpha, which yields MSDIKYSEISSILKKELSDFQFESKLSEFGIIVQIGDGVVRSFGLNSAFYGELVEFPDETKGMVLNLEEDHVSIVLLSLSKNLKEGDIVKRTGKIFSINVGENMLGRIVDTLGNPIDGKGPIKGKLFEMPLERKAPGVIYREPVKEPLQTGIKFIDSMIPIGRGQRELIIGDRQTGKTTIAIDTIINQKRFFEKNEPVYCIYVAISQKGSTIARISKILEEKGAMSYTIIVSATSSDPVSMQIFAPFSGTAIGEYFRDTGRPSLVVYDDLSKQAVSYREISLLLRRPPGREAYPGDVFYLHSRLLERSAKIIKDQEMAKNMNDIPLSIKNQIKGGGSLTALPIIETQSGDISSYIPTNVISITDGQIFLEKDLFHSGIRPAINESISVSRVGGSAQIQSMRKISGTLKLDQAQFKELESFSKFGSELDSSTMDILRKGKINTEILKQNPHDPYDIADQIAIIYVGTKNLLKKISIDKVSNFEKEYIFYLKEKHENVLISLRNGIFDEKISEILETVALELSDKYIT from the coding sequence ATGTCAGATATAAAATATTCTGAAATATCATCAATTCTTAAGAAAGAATTATCTGATTTTCAATTCGAATCAAAATTATCCGAATTTGGAATAATTGTTCAAATTGGAGATGGAGTCGTAAGGTCTTTTGGTTTAAATTCTGCTTTTTATGGAGAATTAGTAGAGTTTCCTGATGAAACAAAAGGTATGGTTTTGAACTTGGAAGAAGATCATGTAAGCATTGTTTTACTGAGTTTATCAAAAAACCTTAAAGAAGGAGACATCGTAAAAAGAACTGGAAAAATTTTTTCTATTAATGTAGGAGAAAACATGCTTGGTCGTATTGTTGATACATTAGGAAATCCTATAGATGGAAAAGGACCCATAAAAGGAAAATTATTTGAAATGCCTTTGGAAAGAAAGGCTCCAGGTGTCATTTATAGAGAGCCTGTTAAAGAACCTCTTCAAACTGGAATAAAATTTATAGACTCTATGATTCCTATAGGAAGAGGACAAAGAGAACTAATTATAGGAGATAGACAGACTGGAAAAACAACTATAGCTATTGATACAATTATCAATCAGAAAAGATTTTTTGAAAAAAACGAACCGGTTTATTGCATTTATGTAGCCATTAGTCAAAAAGGTTCTACGATAGCTAGAATTTCAAAAATTTTAGAAGAAAAAGGGGCCATGTCTTATACAATCATAGTTTCCGCAACATCTTCTGATCCGGTATCTATGCAAATTTTTGCTCCTTTTTCTGGAACTGCTATAGGAGAATACTTTCGGGATACAGGTCGTCCTTCTTTAGTTGTATATGACGATCTTTCAAAACAAGCGGTCTCTTATAGGGAAATATCATTACTATTGAGACGTCCTCCTGGGAGAGAAGCTTATCCAGGAGATGTTTTTTATTTACACTCTCGTCTTTTAGAAAGATCAGCTAAAATTATAAAAGATCAAGAAATGGCAAAAAATATGAATGATATTCCATTATCTATTAAAAATCAAATAAAAGGTGGTGGATCTTTAACCGCATTGCCTATTATTGAAACTCAGTCTGGAGATATATCTTCTTATATTCCCACTAACGTTATTTCTATTACAGATGGACAAATTTTTTTAGAAAAAGACTTATTCCATTCTGGGATTCGTCCTGCAATTAATGAAAGTATATCTGTTTCTCGTGTAGGAGGATCTGCGCAAATTCAATCTATGAGGAAAATATCTGGAACCTTGAAATTAGATCAAGCTCAATTTAAAGAATTAGAATCTTTTTCAAAATTTGGTTCCGAGTTAGATTCATCTACTATGGATATTCTAAGAAAAGGAAAAATTAATACAGAAATATTAAAACAAAATCCTCATGATCCCTATGACATAGCAGATCAAATAGCTATTATTTATGTTGGTACTAAAAATTTACTTAAAAAAATTTCTATTGATAAAGTTTCCAATTTTGAAAAAGAATATATTTTTTATTTGAAAGAAAAACATGAAAATGTTTTAATTTCTTTGAGAAATGGAATTTTTGATGAAAAAATATCTGAAATTTTAGAAACAGTAGCTTTAGAACTAAGTGATAAATATATTACATAA
- the folE gene encoding GTP cyclohydrolase I FolE, translating into MMEKKHKKIVQNKKLTKKSNSIFNHSVNTKIDCSVKNNIYFMSEKEKIEEIEKHFFQIMKVLGLDMSDDSLRKTPRRVAKMFIEEIFSGLNPKNKPSFSIFENKYKYNQMLIEKNITVYSTCEHHFLPIVGKAHVGYISNGKVVGLSKINRIVNFYAKRPQVQERLTIQIVQSLQRLLKTQDVACVIKAKHLCVNSRGIRDIDSSTITMELIGSFKRNSEIRKEFFHHIGIS; encoded by the coding sequence ATGATGGAGAAAAAACATAAAAAAATTGTACAAAACAAAAAATTGACGAAAAAATCTAATTCTATTTTTAATCATTCAGTTAACACTAAAATAGATTGTTCCGTAAAGAACAATATATATTTTATGAGTGAAAAAGAAAAAATTGAAGAGATAGAAAAACATTTTTTTCAAATTATGAAAGTTTTAGGTTTAGATATGAGTGATGATAGTTTGCGTAAAACACCTAGACGAGTGGCAAAAATGTTTATAGAAGAGATATTCAGTGGTCTTAATCCAAAAAATAAACCAAGTTTTTCCATTTTTGAAAACAAATATAAATATAACCAAATGTTAATAGAAAAAAATATAACAGTTTATTCCACTTGTGAGCATCACTTCCTTCCCATTGTTGGTAAAGCTCATGTAGGATATATTTCTAATGGAAAAGTTGTGGGACTTTCTAAAATTAATAGGATTGTAAATTTTTATGCAAAAAGACCACAAGTTCAAGAACGTTTAACCATACAAATTGTTCAATCTTTACAAAGATTATTGAAGACACAAGATGTAGCATGTGTTATAAAGGCTAAGCATTTATGCGTAAATTCTCGTGGAATTAGAGATATAGATAGTAGTACTATTACTATGGAATTAATAGGTTCCTTTAAAAGGAATTCAGAAATTCGAAAAGAATTTTTCCATCATATTGGAATTTCTTAA
- the atpE gene encoding ATP synthase F0 subunit C has protein sequence MDIDLTYSGLAALGAGLAVIGAGLGIGKIGSSAMDAIARQPEASNKIQNAMIVASALIEGAALFGIVTTLLAVFK, from the coding sequence ATGGATATAGATTTAACTTACTCAGGTTTAGCTGCTTTAGGAGCCGGTCTTGCAGTAATAGGAGCAGGATTAGGAATTGGAAAAATTGGAAGTTCTGCAATGGATGCTATTGCGAGACAACCTGAAGCTTCAAATAAAATACAAAATGCTATGATTGTAGCTTCTGCCTTAATTGAAGGAGCTGCATTATTTGGAATAGTCACAACACTATTAGCTGTATTTAAATAA
- the atpB gene encoding F0F1 ATP synthase subunit A yields MMISRKIIFSLFLFLFFSGESFDKKIGNVNNNNGENREINIAGTIFDHVNDSHEWHIIGTHNHGIIFSLPVILWNNGLEIFSSLRFSHENIVKGKYGYYKMFKGVIYNTNNLGLFNVDLRGIPKNNKPLDFSITKNVVSIFISSFLLLYLFVRMRNSYRNFQIKWSLGIFLEFLILFIRDEIVIPNIGNRKYKIFFPFLLTSFFFILINNLMGLIPGFPNVTGNINTTFVLATMTFVISNINTNISYWKHIFCMPGIPIGIRFLLVPIELVGIFIKPLTLCIRLFANIMAGHIIILSFICLIFIFKNLFIAGFSIVFGFFISILEIMVAFLQAFIFTTLSSLIIGVSVKNYDYDNKK; encoded by the coding sequence ATGATGATTTCAAGAAAAATAATATTTTCGTTATTCTTGTTTTTGTTTTTTTCCGGTGAGTCTTTTGATAAAAAAATAGGAAATGTCAATAACAATAATGGAGAAAATAGAGAAATAAATATAGCTGGTACTATTTTTGATCATGTGAATGATTCTCATGAATGGCATATTATAGGAACTCATAATCATGGAATTATTTTTTCTTTACCAGTCATTTTATGGAATAATGGCTTAGAAATCTTTTCTTCTTTACGATTTTCACATGAAAATATAGTAAAAGGAAAATATGGATATTATAAAATGTTTAAAGGGGTAATATATAATACTAATAATCTTGGATTGTTTAATGTAGATCTAAGAGGGATTCCAAAGAATAATAAACCTTTGGATTTTTCTATAACGAAAAATGTAGTTTCTATTTTTATATCCTCTTTTTTGTTATTATATCTTTTTGTACGAATGAGAAATAGTTATAGAAACTTTCAAATAAAATGGAGTTTAGGAATTTTTCTAGAATTTTTAATCTTATTTATACGAGATGAGATTGTAATTCCTAATATTGGAAATAGAAAATATAAAATTTTTTTTCCATTTTTGTTAACATCCTTTTTTTTTATATTAATTAATAATTTAATGGGTCTTATTCCGGGATTTCCGAATGTAACAGGAAATATTAACACTACATTTGTATTAGCTACTATGACTTTTGTTATTAGTAATATAAACACAAATATAAGTTATTGGAAACATATTTTTTGTATGCCTGGAATTCCAATAGGGATTAGATTTTTATTAGTTCCTATCGAACTTGTTGGAATTTTTATTAAACCGTTAACTTTGTGTATTCGATTATTTGCTAATATTATGGCTGGACACATTATTATTTTAAGTTTCATTTGTCTCATTTTTATTTTCAAAAATTTGTTTATAGCTGGTTTTTCCATAGTTTTTGGTTTTTTCATTTCTATCCTAGAAATAATGGTGGCTTTCTTACAGGCTTTCATCTTTACAACTTTGTCCTCTCTAATTATAGGAGTATCTGTTAAAAATTATGACTATGACAATAAAAAATAA
- the cysS gene encoding cysteine--tRNA ligase — protein MEENIYQKKNRNHLKIYNSLTGKKEVFQPINKEYVGIYVCGPTVYNHLHLGNCRTFISFDIVFRYLKHLGYKVRYVRNITDVGHLENEFTDIEDKISKKSRIEGLEPMEIVQKYTLSFHKLLNVLNVLPPSIEPTATGHIIEQIDMIKELIKKKLAYEINGSVYFNLKEYMKLYPYGVISKNKIDKLFHKELKFLNEKRRFHDFSLWKKAHYNHIMNWNSPWGKGFPGWHIECTVMSTKYLGEIFDIHGGGIDLKFPHHECELAQAMGYHNKKFANYWMHTNMLTLNGKKMSKSTGNFLELKDILNNKIFERFFSPSIFRFYIIQSHYRNVMDFSNKGLANAEKGYYKIMKSVNKLMNFEPKISKSIPKNYNTFDINHWINTCYHAINDDFNIPLLINHLFQASSYINNLLKVENINISHFNLLKKYMIYFVFDILGIQKINRYEEKENSRKLEILIKRLIEFRTKARKQKNWIISDMIRQELSNIGISFHDEKYF, from the coding sequence ATGGAGGAAAATATTTATCAAAAAAAAAATCGAAATCATTTAAAAATATATAATTCTTTAACAGGAAAGAAAGAGGTTTTTCAACCTATTAATAAGGAATATGTTGGAATTTATGTATGTGGTCCTACAGTTTATAATCACTTGCATTTAGGAAATTGTAGGACTTTTATATCATTTGATATTGTATTCCGTTATTTAAAACATTTGGGATATAAAGTTCGTTATGTAAGAAATATTACCGATGTTGGACATTTGGAAAATGAATTTACTGATATAGAAGATAAAATTTCTAAAAAATCTCGTATAGAAGGACTTGAACCCATGGAAATAGTTCAAAAATATACACTTTCTTTTCACAAATTATTAAATGTTTTGAATGTTCTACCTCCAAGTATAGAACCTACAGCAACAGGTCATATTATAGAGCAAATTGATATGATTAAGGAATTGATAAAAAAAAAACTGGCATACGAGATAAATGGGTCTGTATATTTCAATTTGAAAGAATATATGAAATTATATCCTTATGGTGTAATAAGTAAAAATAAAATTGATAAACTTTTTCATAAAGAATTAAAATTTTTAAATGAAAAACGTAGATTCCATGATTTTTCTCTTTGGAAGAAAGCTCACTATAATCATATTATGAATTGGAACTCTCCATGGGGAAAAGGTTTCCCAGGTTGGCATATAGAATGTACTGTCATGAGTACAAAATATTTAGGAGAAATTTTCGATATACATGGTGGAGGAATAGATCTTAAATTTCCACATCATGAATGTGAGTTAGCACAAGCTATGGGTTATCACAATAAAAAATTTGCGAATTATTGGATGCATACTAATATGTTAACTTTAAACGGAAAAAAAATGAGCAAATCTACAGGTAATTTCTTGGAATTAAAAGATATCTTAAACAATAAGATCTTTGAAAGATTTTTTTCTCCTAGTATTTTTAGATTTTATATTATACAATCCCATTATAGAAATGTAATGGATTTTTCAAATAAAGGTCTTGCAAATGCTGAAAAAGGATATTATAAAATAATGAAATCTGTAAATAAATTAATGAATTTTGAACCTAAAATATCCAAAAGTATACCAAAAAATTATAATACTTTTGATATTAATCACTGGATAAATACATGTTATCATGCTATTAATGATGATTTTAATATCCCTTTATTAATTAATCATTTATTTCAAGCTTCTAGTTATATTAACAATCTTCTTAAAGTTGAGAATATAAATATATCTCATTTTAATTTGTTAAAAAAATATATGATTTACTTTGTTTTTGATATTTTAGGAATTCAAAAAATTAATCGTTATGAAGAAAAAGAAAACTCTAGAAAACTGGAAATACTCATAAAAAGATTAATTGAATTCCGTACAAAAGCTAGAAAACAAAAAAATTGGATCATATCTGATATGATTCGTCAAGAATTATCCAATATAGGAATTTCATTTCATGATGAAAAATATTTTTAA
- a CDS encoding trans-sulfuration enzyme family protein has translation MKEETKLIQNILSDPLTGAISTPIYQTSTYVQEAPGVHKGYDYTRTNNPTRKILEDLITNLEDGYASLAFSSGLASVDAILKLLKCGDEIVAVDDIYGGTFRLLNLYKKLGINTKFVDTTDAEKTISSISDNTKLIWLESPTNPTLKISDIEYISKKSKNKNPTILVVVDNTFASPAIQNPLKLGSDIVVHSATKYLAGHSDVLAGLITVKKIDLYEKLKYIQNSTGGVLSPIDCWLTIRGSQTLYLRIKKQSQNAFQIASFLKNKKNHEIDRVYYPGLSHHKNHFIAVKQQRYFGGIVSFSLKKNTIKSAKKVVTSTKLFKLAESLGGTKSLICHPATMTHKSTPLEIRINAGIQDSLIRLSLGIENIEDLIEDLDQALKSISIY, from the coding sequence ATGAAGGAAGAAACTAAGCTTATTCAAAACATTTTATCTGATCCTCTTACGGGAGCAATATCTACTCCTATATATCAAACATCAACTTATGTTCAAGAAGCTCCTGGCGTTCATAAAGGATACGATTATACTAGAACTAACAATCCTACAAGAAAAATATTGGAGGATTTAATAACTAATTTAGAAGACGGTTATGCTAGTTTAGCATTTTCTTCTGGATTAGCATCTGTAGATGCTATATTGAAACTTTTAAAATGTGGAGACGAAATAGTAGCTGTAGATGATATTTATGGAGGGACATTTCGTTTACTCAATTTATATAAAAAATTAGGTATCAATACTAAATTCGTAGATACAACAGATGCAGAAAAAACAATTTCATCGATTTCTGATAATACAAAATTAATTTGGTTAGAATCACCTACAAATCCTACATTAAAAATATCTGATATAGAATATATTAGTAAAAAATCTAAAAATAAAAATCCAACTATTTTAGTTGTTGTAGATAACACTTTTGCTTCTCCTGCTATTCAAAATCCTTTAAAATTAGGATCTGATATAGTAGTTCACAGCGCTACAAAATATTTGGCAGGACATTCGGATGTATTAGCTGGATTAATCACTGTAAAAAAAATAGATTTATATGAAAAACTAAAGTATATTCAAAATTCAACCGGGGGAGTTTTATCTCCAATTGATTGTTGGTTAACTATAAGAGGAAGTCAAACTTTATATTTACGTATAAAAAAACAATCTCAAAATGCATTTCAAATCGCTTCTTTTTTAAAGAATAAAAAAAATCATGAAATAGATAGGGTTTATTACCCTGGACTATCTCATCATAAAAATCATTTTATTGCAGTAAAACAACAACGATATTTTGGAGGAATTGTCTCTTTTAGCCTTAAAAAAAATACAATAAAATCAGCAAAAAAAGTTGTAACTTCGACTAAGTTATTTAAACTAGCAGAAAGTTTAGGAGGAACAAAAAGTTTAATTTGTCATCCAGCAACTATGACTCATAAATCTACTCCTTTAGAAATAAGAATAAATGCAGGAATACAAGATTCTCTTATTCGTTTATCTCTTGGTATAGAAAATATAGAAGATCTTATAGAAGATCTTGATCAAGCATTGAAATCAATATCAATATATTAA
- the atpG gene encoding ATP synthase F1 subunit gamma — translation MSNPKEIKRRILSIESVIKTTEAMKMISIVKLRKTKNLLIRIKNYLCYMESIFFDLFLKKNEKEIEENKFFLEKGKMKLFIIFTSDRGLCGSFNSLIFEKINYIFHKKKHEKYIFFSVGKKGFDFLCKKKKYDIYHKNWIGNSSSNLQIQSFVSELIFDFLKEKFSSIYLIYNHLKKSLSQEIVIEKFLPIDSTNLNFQKKIPEISYILEPSRKRILNFLIPKFLNAKLLKIFWESITAEHTARMISMHKATENAHDIQRNLILNYNKERQTTITKEILEIISGLESLK, via the coding sequence ATGTCTAATCCAAAAGAAATCAAAAGAAGAATATTATCTATAGAATCAGTTATAAAAACTACAGAGGCTATGAAAATGATCTCTATAGTGAAGCTGAGAAAAACAAAAAATTTACTTATACGAATAAAAAATTATTTGTGTTATATGGAGTCAATTTTTTTTGATCTTTTTTTAAAAAAAAACGAAAAAGAAATAGAAGAAAATAAATTTTTTTTAGAAAAAGGAAAAATGAAATTATTTATTATATTCACTTCTGATCGTGGTTTATGTGGTTCTTTTAATTCTTTAATTTTTGAAAAAATTAATTATATTTTTCATAAAAAAAAACATGAAAAATATATATTTTTTTCTGTTGGAAAAAAAGGTTTTGATTTTTTATGTAAAAAGAAAAAATATGATATATACCATAAAAATTGGATTGGAAATAGTTCCTCAAACTTGCAAATACAATCTTTTGTATCAGAATTGATTTTTGATTTTTTAAAAGAAAAGTTTTCTTCAATTTATTTAATATACAATCATTTGAAAAAATCTTTATCTCAAGAAATAGTTATAGAAAAATTTCTCCCAATCGATTCTACGAATTTAAATTTTCAAAAAAAAATACCAGAAATTTCCTATATTTTAGAGCCTTCTCGAAAGAGAATATTAAATTTTTTGATTCCAAAATTTTTAAATGCAAAACTATTAAAAATTTTTTGGGAATCTATCACAGCAGAACATACAGCTCGTATGATATCTATGCATAAAGCTACAGAAAATGCACATGACATTCAACGTAATCTTATATTAAATTATAATAAAGAAAGACAAACTACGATTACTAAAGAAATACTTGAAATTATCAGTGGATTAGAATCTTTGAAATAA